The following are encoded in a window of Panicum virgatum strain AP13 chromosome 5N, P.virgatum_v5, whole genome shotgun sequence genomic DNA:
- the LOC120675596 gene encoding dynamin-related protein 5A-like, with protein MAASALSSPAVSRTPNPKLAAAPPQSPSTRRAVADAASAAAAAAAADSKARFEAYNRLQAAAVAFGEKLPIPEIVAIGGQSDGKSSLLEALLGFRFNVREVEMGTRRPLVLQMVHDPTALEPRCRFQEEDSEEYGSPMVVASAIADLIKQRTESHLRKIQAAVSSKPIVMRAEYAHCPNLTIIDTPGFVLKAKRGEPENTPDEILSMVKSLATPPHRLILFLQQSSVEWCSSIWLDTLKEIDPTFRRTMIVVSKFDNRLKEFSERWEVDNFLSASGYLGDNIHPFFVALPKDRGTISNEEFRRQICQVDIDVLRHLRDNVKGGFSEEKYGSHIGFSCLRKYLESELQKRYKEAAPATLALLEQRCSEVSMELTRIDSKLQATSDVSQLRRSAMLHAASICTHLRALLDGAADPAPEIWGKTTEEEQMHSGIGSWPGIYMSVKPANSTLKLYGGAAFERVMHEFRCATYSMECPQVSREKVANILLAHAGRGGSSGLTEAAAEIAREAARSWLAPLIDTACDRLAFVLQSLFDLAMERNRNKDSQYQNAEDMDGYIGFLAALRCSYYKFVKDLSKQCKQIVRHHLDSVTSPYSHICYEISLSGIGSVANSMNRFNHFTGITSFDLSDSGSALEEAQENMPPKDQQHMTPPTKGNESKDVLRESQLTVPETPSPDLPSDIHGGKKKDNGIPNDGGPRKRHARMAAYTNRNQHNNSIIGADDIGSKSGSSYSTICAISARYFAKMREVLIERNVPSALNSGFLTPCRERLFLALGFELFAVNDDKFMDMFVAPGAVDTIQNERQSLLKRQKILLSCLNEFKNISRAL; from the exons ATGGCGGCCAGCGCCCTATCGTCTCCGGCGGTGAGCCGGACGCCGAACCCGAAATTAGCGGCGGCACCGCCCCAATCCCCATCCACCCGCCGGGCGGTAGCGgacgcggcgtcggcggctgccgcggcggcggcggcggactcgAAGGCGCGGTTCGAGGCGTACAACCGGCTGCAGGCGGCAGCGGTTGCGTTCGGCGAGAAGCTCCCCATCCCGGAGATCGTGGCGATTGGAGGTCAGTCGGACGGgaagagctctctcctcgaGGCGCTTCTCGGCTTCCGCTTCAACGTCCGCGAGGTGGAGATGGGCACTCGCCGCCCCCTCGTCCTCCAGATGGTCCACGACCCCACGGCCCTCGAGCCTCGATGCCGCTTCCAG GAGGAGGACTCGGAGGAGTACGGGAGCCCGATGGTGGTGGCCTCCGCCATCGCCGACCTCATCAAGCAGCGCACTGAGTCCCACCTCCGGAAGATCCAGGCTGCTGTCTCATCCAAGCCCATCGTCATGAGGGCTGAGTACGCCCACTGCCCCAATCTCACCATCATCGACACCCCAGGTTTCGTGCTCAAG GCTAAGAGAGGTGAGCCAGAGAACACACCGGATGAGATCCTGTCGATGGTGAAATCACTAGCGACCCCACCCCACCGCCTCATTCTGTTTCTCCAGCAGAGCAGTGTTGAATGGTGCTCATCAATCTGGCTCGACACGCTTAAAGAGATTGATCCTACTTTCAGGCGCACCATGATAGTCGTCTCCAAGTTTGACAACCGACTCAAG GAATTCAGCGAGCGGTGGGAGGTTGATAACTTCTTGAGTGCAAGCGGCTACCTTGGGGATAACATCCACCCATTCTTCGTGGCTCTTCCCAAGGACCGTGGAACAATTTCCAATGAGGAGTTCCGGAGGCAGATATGTCAGGTTGATATTGATGTGCTACGTCACCTGCGAGATAATGTGAAAGGAGGCTTTAGTGAAGAGAAATACGGATCGCACATTGGGTTCAGCTGCCTTAGGAAGTACCTCGAATCTGAACTTCAGAAGAGGTACAAAGAAGCAGCTCCAGCCACCCTGGCGTTGCTAGAGCAGAGGTGCAGTGAAGTCTCAATGGAACTAACGAGAATAGACTCCAAACTACAAGCAACGTCTGATGTCTCTCAGCTCCGAAGATCGGCGATGCTTCATGCCGCTTCTATTTGTACCCATTTG CGTGCATTACTTGATGGAGCAGCTGATCCAGCTCCAGAGATATGGGGGAAAACTACAGAAGAGGAACAAATGCATAGTGGTATTGGCAGCTGGCCTGGCATTTATATGTCTGTAAAACCTGCCAACTCCACTCTTAAGCTGTATGGTGGTGCAGCTTTTGAGAGAGTAATGCATGAATTTCGTTGTGCAACATATTCAATGGAGTGCCCACAAGTGTCAAGGGAGAAG GTTGCAAATATACTACTTGCTCATGCTGGAAGAGGTGGAAGCAGTGGGCTGACTGAGGCAGCAGCTGAGATTGCTCGTGAAGCTGCACGATCATGGCTTGCTCCTCTTATTGATACTGCATGTGACCGGCTTGCATTTGTCCTTCAGAGTCTGTTTGACCTCGCTATGGAGCGCAACCGCAATAAAGACTCACAAT ATCAAAATGCTGAAGATATGGATGGCTATATTGGCTTTCTTGCTGCTCTCAGGTGCTCATATTATAAGTTTGTCAAAGATTTGTCCAAGCAGTGCAAACAGATAGTGCGACATCACCTTGATTCTGTTACAAGCCCCTACTCCCATATTTGTTATGAGATCTCTCTTAGTGGCATTGGATCTGTAGCAAACTCCATGAATAGGTTTAATCACTTCACTGGAATTACATCCTTTGATCTATCAGACAGTGGATCAGCACTAGAGGAAGCTCAGGAGAACATGCCTCCAAAAGATCAGCAGCATATGACGCCACCTACTAAAGGCAATGAGTCAAAGGACGTTCTCAGAGAAAGCCAGTTAACAGTACCTGAGACACCTTCTCCTGATCTGCCATCAGATATACATGGTGGTAAGAAGAAAGATAATGGGATCCCAAATGATGGTGGACCAAGGAAGAGGCATGCAAGGATGGCAGCATATACAAACAGGAATCAACATAACAACAGTATCATTGGTGCTGATGACATAGGCTCGAAGTCAGGGTCATCATACTCCACCATATGTGCAATATCTGCTCGATATTTTGCCAAAATGCGAGAAGTCCTGATTGAAAGAAATGTTCCCTCTGCATTGAACTCTGGATTCTTAACACCATG
- the LOC120673543 gene encoding uncharacterized protein LOC120673543 isoform X1, producing the protein MGRKGSEVSANKRYPLRSAHSSGRVLRSASTKDNKACSEPPNDSAAAQSAVRKRRNGSPSASPNNSVRVLHSASKNKDDACSEPLNDRTTAKAAANKRKNASPSQVGSTTNTVRVLRSALKSKDEVCSEPITNRTAGEPAANNRKNVSPSKLRSPSNSVRVLRSASKYKEETYTEPLNDSTAVEPAANRRKIASSSKVGSPNNTVRVLRSALKNKNEACSEPLNDSTVGQPTVKRRKTGSPLKVASPVSSARVLRSTSVRKNEACNEPLNDSTAAQPAAGKRKGETLLNTDSPKVDVRVLRSASGKKNEACSEPINDSTSAHKAVRKRKGCRPLNDRSPKKEYVKICQRVRYILNRMNYQQSFIQAYASEGWKGQSLEKIRPEKELERAKEEILQCKLRIREAFRNMDAILSEGKLEESLFDSAGEIFSEDIFCAICGSKDVTLQNDIILCDGACDRGFHQNCLKPPLLTEDIPPGDEGWLCPACVCKANSIDALNELQGSKLSIHDSWEKVFPEAASLANGSKQVGSSDLPPDRIDHNDYNPALAEGHMNQDKFSAGDDDKVDDLGLPSEDSEDDDFDPAGPDSSEDQKNELNSEESDFTSDSDYFCAEIAKSCGQDEVLASPLLDVINHTDRMKTRAVDTHSNEETSNRTFADMELDQGMVLPILSRRQVQRLDYKKLYDEAYGKESSGSSDDEEWSGKELLESSGTDSHGEQLHPEKRCSRRAPARQQNNEHTPQRERLHGSESVQQTEVLRSNGSSSTGRKFGPIVTQKLKVHFDEDPYPSRATKENLAQELGLTFNQVCRWFSSTRHYSRVASAKKEKHLDNHTSENNDSTNVDSMQMREPSAGVMEKLTVDRNAIVPEKPMVQNNLNQCNKKDMPLSGTEIEMDSYGQESSDSSDEEWSAFSTPRKARLHDNETASPAESLHPAKRCSRRAPARGQNNEHTPQSEQRHGSASEQQTDVLCSNSSGSKVSKYHFGPIVNQKLKAHFEKDPYPSRSTKESLAQELGLTFNQVTKWFSAIRHYSRGAAAKNKKHPGKNTTVNDNRTTFDGVQIREGSVEKPSADINDIISEKLMVQINLNEGIEEDIPPSQYARCEERATMTPTTISREVGPPGYGPGENFLQIGSRNTCEQNVITTPTPILRVDPPGYVRGENQGNGAPWNSSCEQNMFMSSATISREVGPPGYGPEQNQGNGISWSMSCEQGVSMSYTTISREAGPPGYGSGENQGSGTSWNTSCERGMFTSPAIISREVGPPGYGPGENQGNSTSPNTSCELRMFTSPMAISREVSLPGCEPGENQNNGTSWNMSYKKGVFMSPTASREVGPPGFGPGENQSSGTSWNMRCEQRMYRSPTAISTEVGPPGYGGENQGNGGSWSMSYEHGVFASPTAISREVGPPGYGPGENQGNTTTWITSGKQRMFTSPTTVSSEGGLPGYSIVENHGTGGSRNIDLEQRVVATPATISREVFPPGYDLEQRVVATPATISKEVFPPEYGPGENQGSGASGSVRIPEGRSAEKFGFSDEARKKAIQRELRRRQKFR; encoded by the exons ATGGGAAGGAAAGGCTCAGAAGTGTCAGCAAATAAAAGGTATCCCTTGAGATCTGCGCATAGTAGTGGCAGAGTTCTTCGCTCTGCCTCAACCAAGGATAATAAGGCATGTAGTGAGCCTCCAAATGATAGTGCTGCAGCCCAATCAGCtgtgagaaaaagaagaaatggCAGTCCGTCAGCCAGTCCCAACAACAGTGTCAGGGTGCTTCACTCTGCGTCAAAAAATAAGGATGATGCATGTAGCGAGCCTTTAAATGACCGGACCACTGCTAAGGCAGctgcaaataaaagaaaaaatgcCAGTCCCTCCCAGGTGGGAAGTACCACTAACACTGTCAGGGTGCTTCGCTCAGCGTTAAAAAGTAAAGACGAGGTATGTAGCGAGCCTATAACTAACAGGACTGCTGGTGAGCCAGCTGCAAATAACAGAAAAAATGTCAGTCCCTCGAAGCTGAGAAGTCCCAGTAACAGTGTCAGGGTGCTTCGATCTGCCTCAAAATATAAGGAGGAGACATATACTGAGCCTTTAAATGATAGTACTGCTGTTGAACCAGCTGCAAATAGGAGGAAAATTGCCAGTTCCTCAAAGGTGGGAAGTCCCAATAACACTGTCAGAGTGCTTCGCTCTGCTTTAAAAAATAAGAATGAGGCATGTAGTGAACCTTTAAATGATAGTACTGTTGGCCAACCAACtgtgaaaagaagaaaaactggTAGTCCCTTGAAGGTGGCAAGCCCGGTTAGCAGTGCCAGGGTGCTTCGCTCTACCTCAGTAAGGAAGAATGAGGCATGCAATGAGCCTTTAAATGATAGTACTGCTGCTCAACCTGCTgcagggaaaagaaaaggtgagACACTTTTAAACACAGATAGTCCGAAGGTTGATGTCAGGGTGCTTCGCTCTGCCTCAGGAAAGAAGAACGAGGCATGTAGTGAGCCTATAAATGATAGTACCTCTGCCCATAAAGCTGTGAGAAAAAGGAAAGGTTGCAGACCCTTGAACGATCGCAGTCCCAAGAAGGAATATGTAAAAATTTGTCAAAGAGTTAGATATATATTGAATCGAATGAACTATCAACAAAGCTTTATTCAGGCTTATGCAAGTGAAGGTTGGAAAGGTCAAAG TTTGGAAAAAATAAGACCTGAGAAGGAGCTTGAACGAGCCAAGGAAGAAATCCTACAATGCAAGTTAAGAATCCGGGAAGCTTTTCGGAATATGGACGCAATTTTATCTGAGGGGAAGCTTGAAGAGTCTTTATTTGATTCTGCAGGAGAAATTTTCAGTGAAGAT ATTTTTTGTGCCATATGTGGTTCAAAGGATGTTACTTTACAAAACGACATCATTCTTTGTGATGGAGCCTGCGACAGAGGGTTCCACCAGAACTGTTTGAAGCCTCCTTTGCTAACTGAAGATA TACCTCCGGGGGACGAAGGATGGCTGTGCCCTGCATGCGTGTGCAAAGCAAACTCTATAGATGCACTAAATGAACTCCAAGGAAGCAAACTCTCTATTCATGACTCATGGGAG AAAGTTTTTCCTGAGGCTGCTTCACTAGCAAATGGTTCTAAACAAGTTGGCTCTTCTGATCTGCCACCGGATCGTATAGATCACAATGATTACAATCCTGCATTGGCTGAAGGGCACATGAATCAAGACAAGTTTTCTGCAGGGGATGATGACAAAG TGGATGACCTAGGCTTGCCTTCGGAGGATTCAGAGGATGATGACTTTGATCCAGCAGGTCCAGATTCTAGCGAAGACCAAAAAAATGAATTGAACTCAGAAGAATCAGATTTCACATCCGACTCTGATTATTTTTGTGCTGAGATTGCTAAATCTTGCGGCCAGGATGAAGTCTTGGCATCTCCATTATTAGATGTGATAAACCATACTGATAGAATGAAAACCAGGGCTGTTGATACCCACTCAAATGAAGAAACCTCCAATCGTACATTTGCAGACATGGAGCTTGATCAAGGCATGGTGCTACCAATTTTGAGTAGGCGGCAGGTTCAACGGTTGGATTACAAAAAACTATATGAT GAGGCATATGGAAAAGAATCATCTGGatcaagtgatgatgaagagTGGTCTGGGAAAGAACTATTAGAAAGCAGCGGAACAGATTCACATGGTGAGCAACTTCATCCTGAGAAACGATGCTCTAGAAGAGCACCAGCTCGGCAACAGAATAATGAACATACCCCACAGAGGGAGCGGCTTCATGGTTCTGAAAGTGTGCAGCAAACTGAAGTTCTTCGCTCCAATGGCAGCAGTAGCACAGGACGGAAGTTTGGTCCTATAGTTACCCAG AAATTGAAGGTGCATTTTGATGAAGATCCATATCCTAGTCGCGCAACTAAAGAAAATCTGGCACAAGAACTAGGATTGACATTCAATCAG GTCTGCAGATGGTTCTCTAGTACTCGTCATTATTCAAGGGTTGCTTctgccaaaaaagaaaaacatctgGACAACCATACTAGTGAGAATAATGATAGCACAAATGTGGATAGCATGCAAATGAGAGAACCCAGTGCTGGGGTGATGGAAAAGTTGACTGTGGATAGAAATGCCATTGTTCCTGAGAAACCGATGGTGCAGAATAATCTTAACCAATGTAACAAAAAAGATATGCCCCTTTCTGGAACAGAAATTGAGATG GACTCGTATGGACAAGAATCATCTGACTCGAGTGATGAAGAGTGGTCTGCATTTAGCACACCACGGAAAGCAAGATTGCATGACAACGAAACGGCATCACCTGCTGAGTCACTTCATCCTGCAAAACGGTGTTCTAGAAGAGCACCAGCTAGGGGGCAGAATAATGAACATACTCCTCAGAGCGAGCAGCGGCATGGTTCTGCAAGTGAGCAGCAAACTGATGTTCTTTGCTCCAATAGCAGTGGTAGCAAAGTCTCCAAATATCATTTTGGCCCTATAGTTAATCAG AAGCTGAAGGCACATTTTGAAAAAGATCCATATCCTAGTCGTTCAACAAAAGAGAGTCTGGCACAAGAGTTAGGACTGACATTTAATCAG GTCACTAAATGGTTTTCTGCTATCCGTCATTATTCAAGAGGTGCTGCTGCCAAGAACAAAAAACATCCGGGAAAAAATACTACCGTGAATGATAATAGAACAACTTTTGATGGCGTACAAATAAGAGAAGGGTCGGTGGAAAAACCATCTGCAGATATAAATGACATTATTTCTGAAAAATTGATGGTCCAAATTAATCTCAATGAAGGTATAGAAGAAGATATACCACCCAGTCAATATGCCAGGTGTGAAGAGAGAGCGACTATGACTCCCACTACCATCTCAAGGGAAGTTGGCCCGCCGGGATATGGGCCTGGAGAAAACTTTCTTCAGATCGGTTCAAGGAATACTTGTGAGCAGAATGTGATAACGACTCCTACTCCAATCTTAAGAGTTGACCCACCAGGATATGTGCGTGGAGAAAACCAGGGCAATGGCGCTCCATGGAATTCGAGTTGTGAGCAAAATATGTTTATGAGTTCTGCAACCATCTCAAGAGAAGTTGGTCCTCCAGGATATGGACCTGAGCAAAATCAAGGCAATGGCATTTCGTGGAGTATGAGCTGCGAGCAAGGAGTGTCAATGAGTTATACAACCATCTcaagagaagctggtccaccaGGATATGGCTCTGGAGAAAACCAGGGCAGTGGCACTTCATGGAATACAAGCTGTGAGCGGGGAATGTTTACTAGTCCTGCCATCATCTCAAGAGAAGTCGGTCCGCCAGGATATGGGCCTGGAGAAAACCAGGGTAATAGCACTTCACCTAATACGAGCTGTGAGTTGAGAATGTTTACAAGTCCTATGGCCATCTCCAGAGAGGTCAGCCTACCAGGGTGTGAACCTGGAGAAAACCAGAACAATGGCACTTCATGGAATATGAGCTACAAGAAGGGAGTGTTCATGAGTCCTACAGCCTCAAGAGAAGTCGGTCCTCCAGGATTTGGGCCTGGAGAAAACCAGAGCAGTGGCACTTCGTGGAATATGAGATGCGAGCAGAGAATGTATAGGAGCCCTACGGCCATCTCAACAGAAGTCGGACCACCAGGATATGGGGGAGAAAATCAAGGCAATGGTGGTTCTTGGAGTATGAGTTACGAGCATGGAGTGTTTGCGAGCCCTACAGCCATCTCAAGAGAAGTCGGTCCTCCAGGATATGGGCCTGGAGAAAATCAGGGCAATACTACTACGTGGATTACAAGCGGCAAGCAGAGAATGTTTACTAGTCCTACGACTGTCTCCAGCGAAGGTGGCCTGCCAGGATATAGCATCGTAGAAAACCATGGAACTGGTGGTTCAAGGAATATAGACTTGGAGCAGAGAGTGGTTGCAACTCCTGCCACCATCTCAAGAGAAGTCTTTCCACCAGGATACGACTTGGAGCAGAGAGTGGTTGCAACTCCTGCCACCATCTCAAAAGAAGTCTTTCCACCAGAATACGGGCCTGGAGAAAACCAGGGCAGTGGTGCTTCAGGGAGTGTCAGAATCCCAGAAGGTAGATCTGCAGAGAAGTTTGGATTTTCAGATGAGGCTCGGAAGAAGGCCATACAACGGGAGCTGAGGCGGCGGCAGAAGTTCAGGTGA
- the LOC120673543 gene encoding uncharacterized protein LOC120673543 isoform X2 → MDAILSEGKLEESLFDSAGEIFSEDIFCAICGSKDVTLQNDIILCDGACDRGFHQNCLKPPLLTEDIPPGDEGWLCPACVCKANSIDALNELQGSKLSIHDSWEKVFPEAASLANGSKQVGSSDLPPDRIDHNDYNPALAEGHMNQDKFSAGDDDKVDDLGLPSEDSEDDDFDPAGPDSSEDQKNELNSEESDFTSDSDYFCAEIAKSCGQDEVLASPLLDVINHTDRMKTRAVDTHSNEETSNRTFADMELDQGMVLPILSRRQVQRLDYKKLYDEAYGKESSGSSDDEEWSGKELLESSGTDSHGEQLHPEKRCSRRAPARQQNNEHTPQRERLHGSESVQQTEVLRSNGSSSTGRKFGPIVTQKLKVHFDEDPYPSRATKENLAQELGLTFNQVCRWFSSTRHYSRVASAKKEKHLDNHTSENNDSTNVDSMQMREPSAGVMEKLTVDRNAIVPEKPMVQNNLNQCNKKDMPLSGTEIEMDSYGQESSDSSDEEWSAFSTPRKARLHDNETASPAESLHPAKRCSRRAPARGQNNEHTPQSEQRHGSASEQQTDVLCSNSSGSKVSKYHFGPIVNQKLKAHFEKDPYPSRSTKESLAQELGLTFNQVTKWFSAIRHYSRGAAAKNKKHPGKNTTVNDNRTTFDGVQIREGSVEKPSADINDIISEKLMVQINLNEGIEEDIPPSQYARCEERATMTPTTISREVGPPGYGPGENFLQIGSRNTCEQNVITTPTPILRVDPPGYVRGENQGNGAPWNSSCEQNMFMSSATISREVGPPGYGPEQNQGNGISWSMSCEQGVSMSYTTISREAGPPGYGSGENQGSGTSWNTSCERGMFTSPAIISREVGPPGYGPGENQGNSTSPNTSCELRMFTSPMAISREVSLPGCEPGENQNNGTSWNMSYKKGVFMSPTASREVGPPGFGPGENQSSGTSWNMRCEQRMYRSPTAISTEVGPPGYGGENQGNGGSWSMSYEHGVFASPTAISREVGPPGYGPGENQGNTTTWITSGKQRMFTSPTTVSSEGGLPGYSIVENHGTGGSRNIDLEQRVVATPATISREVFPPGYDLEQRVVATPATISKEVFPPEYGPGENQGSGASGSVRIPEGRSAEKFGFSDEARKKAIQRELRRRQKFR, encoded by the exons ATGGACGCAATTTTATCTGAGGGGAAGCTTGAAGAGTCTTTATTTGATTCTGCAGGAGAAATTTTCAGTGAAGAT ATTTTTTGTGCCATATGTGGTTCAAAGGATGTTACTTTACAAAACGACATCATTCTTTGTGATGGAGCCTGCGACAGAGGGTTCCACCAGAACTGTTTGAAGCCTCCTTTGCTAACTGAAGATA TACCTCCGGGGGACGAAGGATGGCTGTGCCCTGCATGCGTGTGCAAAGCAAACTCTATAGATGCACTAAATGAACTCCAAGGAAGCAAACTCTCTATTCATGACTCATGGGAG AAAGTTTTTCCTGAGGCTGCTTCACTAGCAAATGGTTCTAAACAAGTTGGCTCTTCTGATCTGCCACCGGATCGTATAGATCACAATGATTACAATCCTGCATTGGCTGAAGGGCACATGAATCAAGACAAGTTTTCTGCAGGGGATGATGACAAAG TGGATGACCTAGGCTTGCCTTCGGAGGATTCAGAGGATGATGACTTTGATCCAGCAGGTCCAGATTCTAGCGAAGACCAAAAAAATGAATTGAACTCAGAAGAATCAGATTTCACATCCGACTCTGATTATTTTTGTGCTGAGATTGCTAAATCTTGCGGCCAGGATGAAGTCTTGGCATCTCCATTATTAGATGTGATAAACCATACTGATAGAATGAAAACCAGGGCTGTTGATACCCACTCAAATGAAGAAACCTCCAATCGTACATTTGCAGACATGGAGCTTGATCAAGGCATGGTGCTACCAATTTTGAGTAGGCGGCAGGTTCAACGGTTGGATTACAAAAAACTATATGAT GAGGCATATGGAAAAGAATCATCTGGatcaagtgatgatgaagagTGGTCTGGGAAAGAACTATTAGAAAGCAGCGGAACAGATTCACATGGTGAGCAACTTCATCCTGAGAAACGATGCTCTAGAAGAGCACCAGCTCGGCAACAGAATAATGAACATACCCCACAGAGGGAGCGGCTTCATGGTTCTGAAAGTGTGCAGCAAACTGAAGTTCTTCGCTCCAATGGCAGCAGTAGCACAGGACGGAAGTTTGGTCCTATAGTTACCCAG AAATTGAAGGTGCATTTTGATGAAGATCCATATCCTAGTCGCGCAACTAAAGAAAATCTGGCACAAGAACTAGGATTGACATTCAATCAG GTCTGCAGATGGTTCTCTAGTACTCGTCATTATTCAAGGGTTGCTTctgccaaaaaagaaaaacatctgGACAACCATACTAGTGAGAATAATGATAGCACAAATGTGGATAGCATGCAAATGAGAGAACCCAGTGCTGGGGTGATGGAAAAGTTGACTGTGGATAGAAATGCCATTGTTCCTGAGAAACCGATGGTGCAGAATAATCTTAACCAATGTAACAAAAAAGATATGCCCCTTTCTGGAACAGAAATTGAGATG GACTCGTATGGACAAGAATCATCTGACTCGAGTGATGAAGAGTGGTCTGCATTTAGCACACCACGGAAAGCAAGATTGCATGACAACGAAACGGCATCACCTGCTGAGTCACTTCATCCTGCAAAACGGTGTTCTAGAAGAGCACCAGCTAGGGGGCAGAATAATGAACATACTCCTCAGAGCGAGCAGCGGCATGGTTCTGCAAGTGAGCAGCAAACTGATGTTCTTTGCTCCAATAGCAGTGGTAGCAAAGTCTCCAAATATCATTTTGGCCCTATAGTTAATCAG AAGCTGAAGGCACATTTTGAAAAAGATCCATATCCTAGTCGTTCAACAAAAGAGAGTCTGGCACAAGAGTTAGGACTGACATTTAATCAG GTCACTAAATGGTTTTCTGCTATCCGTCATTATTCAAGAGGTGCTGCTGCCAAGAACAAAAAACATCCGGGAAAAAATACTACCGTGAATGATAATAGAACAACTTTTGATGGCGTACAAATAAGAGAAGGGTCGGTGGAAAAACCATCTGCAGATATAAATGACATTATTTCTGAAAAATTGATGGTCCAAATTAATCTCAATGAAGGTATAGAAGAAGATATACCACCCAGTCAATATGCCAGGTGTGAAGAGAGAGCGACTATGACTCCCACTACCATCTCAAGGGAAGTTGGCCCGCCGGGATATGGGCCTGGAGAAAACTTTCTTCAGATCGGTTCAAGGAATACTTGTGAGCAGAATGTGATAACGACTCCTACTCCAATCTTAAGAGTTGACCCACCAGGATATGTGCGTGGAGAAAACCAGGGCAATGGCGCTCCATGGAATTCGAGTTGTGAGCAAAATATGTTTATGAGTTCTGCAACCATCTCAAGAGAAGTTGGTCCTCCAGGATATGGACCTGAGCAAAATCAAGGCAATGGCATTTCGTGGAGTATGAGCTGCGAGCAAGGAGTGTCAATGAGTTATACAACCATCTcaagagaagctggtccaccaGGATATGGCTCTGGAGAAAACCAGGGCAGTGGCACTTCATGGAATACAAGCTGTGAGCGGGGAATGTTTACTAGTCCTGCCATCATCTCAAGAGAAGTCGGTCCGCCAGGATATGGGCCTGGAGAAAACCAGGGTAATAGCACTTCACCTAATACGAGCTGTGAGTTGAGAATGTTTACAAGTCCTATGGCCATCTCCAGAGAGGTCAGCCTACCAGGGTGTGAACCTGGAGAAAACCAGAACAATGGCACTTCATGGAATATGAGCTACAAGAAGGGAGTGTTCATGAGTCCTACAGCCTCAAGAGAAGTCGGTCCTCCAGGATTTGGGCCTGGAGAAAACCAGAGCAGTGGCACTTCGTGGAATATGAGATGCGAGCAGAGAATGTATAGGAGCCCTACGGCCATCTCAACAGAAGTCGGACCACCAGGATATGGGGGAGAAAATCAAGGCAATGGTGGTTCTTGGAGTATGAGTTACGAGCATGGAGTGTTTGCGAGCCCTACAGCCATCTCAAGAGAAGTCGGTCCTCCAGGATATGGGCCTGGAGAAAATCAGGGCAATACTACTACGTGGATTACAAGCGGCAAGCAGAGAATGTTTACTAGTCCTACGACTGTCTCCAGCGAAGGTGGCCTGCCAGGATATAGCATCGTAGAAAACCATGGAACTGGTGGTTCAAGGAATATAGACTTGGAGCAGAGAGTGGTTGCAACTCCTGCCACCATCTCAAGAGAAGTCTTTCCACCAGGATACGACTTGGAGCAGAGAGTGGTTGCAACTCCTGCCACCATCTCAAAAGAAGTCTTTCCACCAGAATACGGGCCTGGAGAAAACCAGGGCAGTGGTGCTTCAGGGAGTGTCAGAATCCCAGAAGGTAGATCTGCAGAGAAGTTTGGATTTTCAGATGAGGCTCGGAAGAAGGCCATACAACGGGAGCTGAGGCGGCGGCAGAAGTTCAGGTGA